The Portunus trituberculatus isolate SZX2019 unplaced genomic scaffold, ASM1759143v1 PGA_scaffold_511__1_contigs__length_28260, whole genome shotgun sequence genome window below encodes:
- the LOC123500904 gene encoding histone H2B translates to MPPKASGKAAKKAGKAQKAIAKGDKKKKRRRKESYSIYIYKVLKQVHPDTGVSSKAMSIMNSFVNDIFERIAAEASRLAHYNKRSTITSREIQTAVRLLLPGELAKHAVSEGTKAVTKYTSSK, encoded by the coding sequence ATGCCTCCCAAAGCATCAGGAAAGGCTGCCAAGAAGGCTGGCAAGGCTCAGAAGGCCATAGCCAaaggggacaagaagaagaagcggaggaggaaggaaagctactccatctacatctacaaggtgctcaagcaggtccaccccgacactggcgtgtcctccaaggctatgtcaatcatgaactctttcgtgaacgacattttcgagcgcatcgctgccgaggcatcccgcctggcacactacaacaagcgctccaccatcaccagccgggAGATCCAGACTGCCGTCCGTCTCCTTCTGCCCGGCGAACTGGCAAAGCACGCCGTCTCTGAGGGCACCAAGGCTGTCACCAAGTACACCTCCTCCAAGTAA